The Flavobacteriales bacterium genome contains the following window.
CGACCAATACTTCCGGAATTCCGATCCACTTAATGCTCGAAGGTCGATCAGACGATTTCAAGAAGCATTTCTGCGGAACGCATTTCTTTAACCCACCTCGATATTTGCGCTTGTTGGAGATCATTCCAACCCCAGAGACCGATCAGGCCATCGTGGACTTCATGATGGAATACGGCGATCTATTCCTCGGAAAAACAACTGTACTGGCCAAGGATACACCGGCATTCATTGCGAACCGTATAGGCGTGTACAGCATTATGAGTTTGTTCCACTCCGTAAAGGAGATGGGCTTGACCGTCGAAGAGGTCGATAAGCTCACCGGTCCTGTTTTGGGCCGCCCAAAATCGGCAACTTTCCGGACATCGGATGTTGTGGGGCTCGATACCTTGGTTCATGTGGCCAATGGTCTTAAGGAGGCTGTTCCGAACGATGAAATGAACGAGCTCTTTGCCTTGCCCGATTTTATCGAGCAAATGGTGAGCAACGACATGTTGGGTTCGAAATCGGGAAAGGGATTCTATAAGAAGGTGAGGAAAGAGGATGGGTCGTCCGATATTTTGACGCTCGATCTCGAGACCTTGGAATACCGCGATAAAAAGCGGGCCAAGTTCACCACATTGGAGCAGACCAAGCAGGTGACCGACCTCAAGGAGCGCATACCGATGCTTGTGGGCGGTAAGGACAAAGCTGGCGACTTTTACAGAAAGATGTTTGCCGGAGTCTTCGCTTATGTGAGCCATCGAATTCCCGAGATCTCAAACGATTTGTTCCGTATCGACGATGGAATGAAGGCCGGTTTTGGCTGGGGGTTAGGACCTTTCGAGTATTGGGACGTGATCGGTGTTGAAAAAGGTTTGAAGCTCATTGAGGATGAGGGGTTGACCGTTGCCGACTGGGTGAAAGAAATGGTGGCATCGGGCCGCAAAAGCTTTTACGAGCTGTCGGACGGTGAGCTCTTGTACTATGATATTCCGAAGAATGAATCGGCCAAAGTACCCGGACAAGATGGATTCATCATATTGGATCGCATTCGCGAATCGAAAACGGTATGGAGCAACGCCGAATCGGTCGTCGAAGACTTGGGCGATGGCATTTTGAACTACGAGTTCAGATCGAAGATGAACACGCTGGGTAGTGGGGTTATCCAAGGATTGAATAAGGCCATAGACCTGGCCGAGAAAGATTACCGCGGATTGGTTATCGGTAACCGGGCTTCGAACTTTTCGGTCGGAGCCAATCTGGGAATGATCTTCATGATGGCGATCGAGCAAGACTACGACGAGCTCAACTTCGCCATTAAGATGTTCCAAGACAGCATGATGCGGGTGCGTTACTCGAGTATTCCGGTCGTTGTAGCCCCGCACGGAATGACCCTAGGTGGAGGTTGCGAAATGACCCTGCACGCCGATCGGGTGCAAGCCACGGCCGAAACGTACATTGGACTCGTAGAGTTCGGCGTGGGAGTGATTCCGGGTGGAGGTGGAACCAAGGAAATGACCTTGCGAGCCGCCGAGCGGTATATGAAGGACGATGTGGAGTTGAATGCACTTCGCGAGTACTACTTGAACATCGGAATGGCCAAGGTGGCCACGAGTGCTACAGAGGCCTTTGACCTCAAGATCCTCCGAGAAGGACAAGACCATATTTCTCTGAATAAGGATCGTCAGATCGCCGATGCCAAGGCCGCTGCCATTGAATTGGCGAATCTTGGTTATACTCAACCCATACGGAAGAAGATCAAAGTCCTCGGAAAGCAAGCTCTTGGTATGTTCTACATCGGAGCGCATGCCATGAAGAGCGGACAGTACATTAGCGAACACGATGAGTTGATCTCGCGCAAGCTCGCCTGCGTAATGGCTGGGGGAGACTTGAGTGAACCGATGCTCGTAAGTGAGCAGTATTTGCTCGACCTTGAACGCGAGGCTTTCTTGAGCTTGTGTGGAGAGCGAAAAACGCTGGAGCGTATTCAGCATATGTTGAAAACCGGAAAGCCACTGCGCAACTAAAAATACGACGATAACAATGGAAGCATATATAGTTAAAGGATACAGAACGGCAGTCGGTAAAGCGAACCGCGGACAGTTCCGTTTCAAGCGCCCAGACGATTTAGCGGCGGAAACCATTCAAGGACTCATGAAAGCCTTTCCGGAATTGGATCCGACCCGCGTCGATGACGTCATCGTCGGAAACGCGATGCCTGAGGCTGAGCAAGGTTTGAACGTAGGTCGTTTGATCTCACTGATGGGGCTTAATACGGTCGAAGTGCCTGGAATGACGGTTAACCGATACTGCAGCAGTGGTTTAGAGACCATTGCTATTGCTTCGGCGAAGATCAAGAACGGTATGGCCGATTGTATCATCGCCGGTGGGGTCGAAAGCATGAGTTACATACCCATGGGCGGATACAAAGTAACTCCCAACTTGGATGTGGCCCGAAACAACCCCGATTGGTACTTCAGTATGGGCTTGACCGCCGAGGCTGTCGCCAACGAATTCAAGGTTTCGAGAGAAGATCAGGATGAATTTGCCTACAACTCCCACATGAAAGCCTTGAAGGCCATTGAAGAGGGGAGATTCAAGGACGATATTCTGCCGATCGACGTAGAAGAGGTTTATCTCGATGAACGCGAGAAGCGCCAAGTACGCAAGTTTACGGCCGATACAGATGAAGGTCCTCGTGCCGGAACCAACATGGAGGCACTGGCCAAGCTTCGTCCCGTATTTGCACAAGGCGGAAGTGTAACGGCCGGTAACTCTTCGCAGACCAGTGATGGGGCAGCTTTTGTGATCGTCATGAGCGAGCGCATGGTCAAAGAGCTCAATTTGGAGCCCATTGCGCGATTGGTCAGCTACACGGCGATGGGCGTTGAACCACGCATTATGGGTATTGGGCCGGTAAAGGCCATTCCGGCCGCGTTGAAGCAAGCCGACATGAAGCTCGGCGACATCGAGCTCATTGAGCTCAATGAGGCCTTTGCGTCTCAGTCGCTAGCTGTACTCCGTGAGCTCGATATCGATCAAAGCATTGTTAACGTGAACGGTGGCGCTATTTCTTTGGGTCACCCTCTAGGATGTACAGGAGCAAAGCTGAGCGTACAACTGTTCAATGAAATGCGCCGTAGAGGCAAGAAGTACAGTATGGTCACCATGTGTGTGGGTACCGGGCAAGGAGCTGCCGGTATTTACGAATTACTCAAATAAGAACTTAACAACACGAATAAAGATGGCACTGAAGGGAGGAGAATTCCTGATCAAAGACGCAACCCCGAACGAGGTATTCATTCCGGAAGATTTCAACGAAGAGCAACGCATGATGGCCAATGCGGCCACGGAGTTCATCGAAAAAGAAGTTGTACCGCAGCGCGAGCGCTTCGAGAAAAAGGATTACGAGTGGACCGAACAGCTTATGAAGCAGTTGGGTGAAATGGGTTTGCTCGGAATCGGAGTACCGGAGAATTACGGAGGCCTCGGTATGGATTTCAATACGACCATGCTCATCTGTGACCGGGTAAGTGGCGTGAGCGGTTCGCTCTCTACCGCCTATGGTGCGCATACGGGTATAGGCACCCTTCCGATCTTGTTGTACGGTACTGAAGAGCAAAAACAGAAGTACCTGCCTAAGCTCGCTTCAGGAGAGTGGATGGGTTGCTACTGCCTAACGGAGCCCGGAGCAGGATCGGATGCGAACTCGGGAAAGACCACGGCCAAATTGACCGATGACGGTGAGCACTACATCATCAACGGACAAAAAATGTGGATCTCCAATGCCGGTTTTGCCGACTTGTTCATCGTGTTTGCACGTATAGAAGACGACAAAAACATCACGGCCTTTATCGTAGAAAAAGGATCGGAAGGCTTGGAGTTGAATCCCGAAGAAGAAAAAATGGGTATTCGCGCCAGCAGTACTCGTCAAGTCTTTTTTAATGATGTTAAGGTGCCTGTGAACCACATGCTCAGCGAGCGCGGAAACGGGTTCAAAATCGCTATGAATGCATTGAACGTGGGTCGTATCAAGCTCAGCGTTGCTTGTATGGATAGCGTTCGCAGAATCACCACGCTGTCGACACAGTACGCCAATGAGCGTCTTCAATTCGGACAACCGATCGCTCAGTTCGGTGCCATTAAGTCGAAATTGGCCGAGATGGCTTCGAAAGTTTATGCGGCAGAATCGATGACCTACAGAGCCGGACAGGAAATCGAAGACAATATCAATCGACTGCTCGCCGAAGGTGCGGATCCTCAAACATCCAAGCTCAAAGGAGTTGAGGAATACGCTATTGAATGTGCCATTGCCAAGGTACACGGCTCCGAAGTGCTCGATTACGTAGTCGACGAAGGAGTTCAAGTGTACGGTGGAATGGGATTCTCGGAAGATGCTCCTATGTCTGCTGCTTATAGAGACGCTCGTATTGCTCGCATTTACGAAGGAACGAACGAGATCAACCGTATGCTCACGGTAGGCATGATCTTGAAGAAAGCCCTGAAAGGAGAGCTCGATCTCGTGACTCCGGCCATGAACGTGGCCAATGAATTGATGTCGATCCCGAGTTTCGATACTCCGGATTACGACGAGTTGTTGGCCGAAGAGCAAGAGGTCTTGGGTAAACTGAAGAAAGCCATTTTGATGGTTGCCGGAAAGGCTGTGGAGACCTTTGGAACCGAGATCGAAGAAGAGCAAGAGATCATGATGAACGTAGCGGATATGATCATCGAGACCTATGCTGCCGAAAGTGCCATGCTGAGAACGTTGAAGCTGGCCAAAACGAGGGGTGAAGACAAGGTCAAAGGTCAGGTGGCCATGACTCAGCTTTACGTGTACAATGCTATTGAAGAAGTAGCGCGCGCAGGTTGCGAAGCTATTGGATCGTTCGCCGAAGGCGCTGACCGACAACTGTTGATGATGGGACTCAAGCGCTTTACGAAGCCTTTGAAGATCAACATCAAAGAAGTACGTCGCACCATTGCAGATGAGCTCATTGAAGCGAACAAATACTGTTTTTCTATTTCCTAAGCGGGAGTAGACTGTTTTGGTTAATGTAGCGGATACCGACTTATGTGGGTATCCGCTTTTTTACGCTAAGCCCTGCACTTTAACGTATCTTCGCCGCCATGAATCCGATTCGTTTTCAACTGGCCAATGGCATTCGGGTGATCCACATCCCCATGGATCGGCCCGTAGCTCATTGTGGGCTATTTCTCGGCGCCGGAAGTCGCGATGAGCGTCCCGACGAACAGGGAATCGCTCACTTTATTGAACACATGATGTTCAAGGGCACGCATAAGCGCAAGGCTTACCATATCCTGAGTCGTATGGAGGATGTTGGTGGCGAGCTCAATGCCTTCACGGGAAAGGAAGACACGACGCTACACGCCTCTTTTTTGTCGGAGTACTACGGTCGTGCCATCGAACTCCTCAGTGATATCCTACTCGATCCGGTATTTCCGGTCAAGGAGATCGCCAAGGAAAAAGTGGTGATCGCCGACGAGATCTTCAGTTACGAGGATTCGCCCGGCGAACTGATCTTCGATGATTTCGAGGAGATGCTGTTCCCGGACGATGCCATAGGCCGGAATATCCTGGGAACTCCCGAGATCGTGAATACTTTTTCCGCGCCCATGCTGCACGATTTCAGACGCCGGAGGTATGCGCCGAATGAAGTGGTTTTCGCCAGTGTGGGTCGAATTAGTGAAAAACGTCTGCGCCAGTACTTAGATCAATATTTGGGCGAACGAACGCTTCCGGCCGAGAGGCCGAAAACCAGAAAAGAACCGGCCCCATACCGCACCCAAGAGCGCATTGTGCAACGCGATACTTTTCAAAGTCACTGTATTTTGGGCAGTCGCTGTTACGAGACGTTCGACGACCGCCTCACGGCCATGGCCCTGCTGAATAACTTGCTCGGTGGACCCGGGATGAATTCGCGATTGAACCTCAATGTGCGCGAAAAGTACGGCTTTACTTATCACATCGAAAGTTACTACCAGGCGTATAGCGACACCGGGGTTTTTGGCATATATCTGGGCACGGACAAGGGGCAAATGAAGCACTCAATAGATTTGGTTCAGCGCGAGTTGCGCCGGCTGAGAGAGATAAAACTGGGCGTGCTACAATTGAGTCGCGCCAAGAAACAGCTGCTCGGACAGTTGGCGATCGCCACGGAAAACAACGGCAGTTTGATGCTCGCTGCCGGAAAGAGATTGCTGCAGAGCAACCAGTTTGAAGACCTGCACGATTTGGCCGAAAAGGTTGAGGCCGTGACCGCGGAAAACGTCATCGAGGTCGCCAACGAGATCTTTGATCCGCGCCAATTGAGTACCTTGGTCTACCAAGCCAAGTGATATGGATTTTCTGAACCCCGAGATCGAAGAATACGCTGCAACACATACCAGCGGCGAAAGTGAATTACTGCAAAAGGTCAATCGCGAAACCCACATGAAGGTACTGAATCCGCGCATGTTGAGCGGCCACCTCCAAGGTCGGTTCTTGGCGATGATCTCGAAAATGATCGAACCCCGTTTCGTGCTCGAGGTCGGTACCTACACGGGCTACAGTGCGCTTTGTTTTTTAGAGGGCCTACGGCCCGATGGAGAGCTTCACACTATTGATTGTGACGAGGAGCTCGCCGATAGAACGGCGGGCTATTTTGATGAGGCCAAAGGGGGCAATAGAATTCACCCCCATTTGGGTGAGGCTAAGGTCATTCTGAACGAATTGAGCCGTCCGTGGGATTTGGTCTTTTTGGATGCCGATAAAGAGAATTACGTGCATTATTACCATCAGGTGATCGATGATTTGAAAGTAGGCGGATACCTCTTGGCCGACAACGTACTGTGGAGCGGGAAAGTGTTGGAAAAAACGGATAAGGGCGATGCGGATACGGCCGGATTAAAGGCATTCAATAAGCTCGTTCAGGACGATGATCGCGTTGAAAATATGCTGCTTCCGCTTCGCGATGGGCTCATGATGTGCCGCAAGGTCGGGTAATTGGTTATGCATTGTGAATCGTATTCGCTATATTTGTGTTTAATCTATTAATTCAAAATCTCCTTATATGAAGAGAATCTCTACACTTTTGTTTTGTGCTCTGTTGTCTACAGTTGCTTTTGGACAGTCGAGAGCGTATGAAACCTCGAATAAAGCTTTTGAGGGACCTAATTCCTCATTGCGCGTTCCTACAGATACCCTGATTCCAGGTGGAGGACCTTCTACCGGATGGGTATTTTACAACTCGGCCAGTGGAGGTTATGTTGGCGGTAACAACGGTTATGGCGACATGGAAAAAGCCCAATACTTCCTAGTACAAGATGGATATAACATCGAAGGTGGTATTTTCTGGTTTGGTGGAAAGGATGTACAGGGTGACGGAGCCGTGGATTTCAACATTTATGACATGGACGGCACGGCTAACACTACTACTGATTCAACTGGCATTGGTCCGGGTACCATTTTGCTTAGTGAGTCGTCAGGGCCCGTAAGTGCGATTGATACAGCTTCTAGTTTTGACGCTGCGCATGTTCACATGTTCGCTGTACAATTGACCGTTATGACTGACTATGCGATGGGAGTCAATTTCAACGCGCTTTATGCCACGTCAGATACGCTTGGATTGGTAGCGTCTGCGGATGGAGACGATGTTGGTTTCAATTCTTCTTTTGAATCTTGGAGTGATGGTAGCTGGTACAGCATTTATTCTGGATGGGGTTTGGATGTATTCTTTGCAATCTTCCCTATCGTTGATTTGTCTGTAAGCAGCATTGAGGAGCAGAGTTTCATTAACGGAGTAAAGGCTCAGGTATATCCTAATCCAGCTGCTAGTCAAGCTAGCTTGAAGTTCGAAATTGAGAATAATGCCGAAGTACAAGTGATTGTTTATGACGCTACTGGTCGCGTATTGATGAATGACGAATTCGGTTCAATGAGTGCCGGAAGTCATGAGATCAAATTGCCAGTCGAAAATTGGAACGCCGGAGTTTATTACTACACAGTTATTGCGGGTAACTATGCGCACAGTCTTACGAGTAAATTCGTTTTGAGCAAATAAGCTCTTTTAACGTATAGTTAAGATTAAGTCAAGCGTTGTACGCTTGACTTTTTTATTTTTTTAAGAGCTTAATTAAATTCCTAATTATGAGAGTACTATTCGCATGTTTGCCAGTTAATTCTTGGACTTTCAGTCAGGCACAAACTGAGCCTAAGGATGCTCCATGTGATGATTTGGAATATGAATGGTTCATAGGGTGTGAGTATTTTACCACGGAGTCATGCGAGCCCTGTGAAATTTGTAGTACACTTCCAAATGGGGCCATTCCCGACTACGGGGCTTCATCAACCTTACATGACGAAATATATATTCACATTGGTCGGTTAACAGGCGCTGGAGATGATATTGAAAGTGGTTTTCAATGCAATTGGGACGGCTATGTTTATGGCTTCAATACCTCGGGCGAATTAGACACATCGATTGAGACGGGACAATGGGGTTGTGAAGAAGCGGAGTATACAAATGAATTGGGTTGGCTTACTTCAGACCGATGTAAGTACGATTACTGGTATATTCCACCATCGGGCGACTATATGGAGATTCTAGATAGGCCTTTTACAAAGCGGATATTCGATTCGAACCAAAATTTACTACATCAATATGATGTTGATAACCTGACTCTTTGCGATGTTCAAACTAAATTCAAAAGATATGGTGAGCTATGGAATTATTGGGAAGGTTGGCATATGGGATCCGGTGGAGTGTTTAAACTGTCGTTTCCGCAGTTTCCCATTGCGGATCCTGTTTATTTTGTTTCAGCTCCGACTCGGTATATGTATTATACGAATGGACCTGACGCGTGGCTCTACTACGGCGTTAAAGAATGGGACGAACGTTGTGCTCCATCAGGGACTGTCGGTTTAAAAGCGGAAGCTTTTACAACGGTGAACAATTTTGTAGATCATATGCCAAATTCTCATACCGTTTGGCCAGCTTATAATGATTGGAGCACGGCTCAAGAGGTATTGTTTACAACCGATTTAGCTACTATTGAAGGATTCTGGGGAGACAATGCAATAACTGTTGGATTTGTAGATAGTACAACAACTAAAAACCTTGATTTTTTTGCCTCGAATAGCCCTGGTAGTCCGACTATTCCTTCGGGAGCTTTTGTTATCCAAGAACTCGATTTAACAAGTGCTAATGAATATCGTTGGCGCTCCGGTCTTCAGTTCCCAAATAATATGCCAAGGTGCGAATACAATGGCGAGCAGCGGTTTTATCTTGAAGTAATTGGAAAATTTGAGAATGGTGAAGAGATCAATAATGTAGTGGATGTTACGGAAGTGGTCAGTTATGGAAATGCTGATCGACGCCAAATTTATGCGAATATTAGAGGAAAGATAAGGGATTATGCTTCACAAGTGTTGAATTATAGAGTTAGATTATACACTTGTGGTGAGGGTTGGGTCGTGGATACTGTACCTTGTTGTGAGCAGCCCGCCGCTAGAATTGGAATTGAAAATGGTGATCCTCGTAGCTCAAA
Protein-coding sequences here:
- a CDS encoding acetyl-CoA C-acyltransferase, with the protein product MEAYIVKGYRTAVGKANRGQFRFKRPDDLAAETIQGLMKAFPELDPTRVDDVIVGNAMPEAEQGLNVGRLISLMGLNTVEVPGMTVNRYCSSGLETIAIASAKIKNGMADCIIAGGVESMSYIPMGGYKVTPNLDVARNNPDWYFSMGLTAEAVANEFKVSREDQDEFAYNSHMKALKAIEEGRFKDDILPIDVEEVYLDEREKRQVRKFTADTDEGPRAGTNMEALAKLRPVFAQGGSVTAGNSSQTSDGAAFVIVMSERMVKELNLEPIARLVSYTAMGVEPRIMGIGPVKAIPAALKQADMKLGDIELIELNEAFASQSLAVLRELDIDQSIVNVNGGAISLGHPLGCTGAKLSVQLFNEMRRRGKKYSMVTMCVGTGQGAAGIYELLK
- a CDS encoding acyl-CoA dehydrogenase family protein, yielding MALKGGEFLIKDATPNEVFIPEDFNEEQRMMANAATEFIEKEVVPQRERFEKKDYEWTEQLMKQLGEMGLLGIGVPENYGGLGMDFNTTMLICDRVSGVSGSLSTAYGAHTGIGTLPILLYGTEEQKQKYLPKLASGEWMGCYCLTEPGAGSDANSGKTTAKLTDDGEHYIINGQKMWISNAGFADLFIVFARIEDDKNITAFIVEKGSEGLELNPEEEKMGIRASSTRQVFFNDVKVPVNHMLSERGNGFKIAMNALNVGRIKLSVACMDSVRRITTLSTQYANERLQFGQPIAQFGAIKSKLAEMASKVYAAESMTYRAGQEIEDNINRLLAEGADPQTSKLKGVEEYAIECAIAKVHGSEVLDYVVDEGVQVYGGMGFSEDAPMSAAYRDARIARIYEGTNEINRMLTVGMILKKALKGELDLVTPAMNVANELMSIPSFDTPDYDELLAEEQEVLGKLKKAILMVAGKAVETFGTEIEEEQEIMMNVADMIIETYAAESAMLRTLKLAKTRGEDKVKGQVAMTQLYVYNAIEEVARAGCEAIGSFAEGADRQLLMMGLKRFTKPLKINIKEVRRTIADELIEANKYCFSIS
- a CDS encoding T9SS type A sorting domain-containing protein, which translates into the protein MRVLFACLPVNSWTFSQAQTEPKDAPCDDLEYEWFIGCEYFTTESCEPCEICSTLPNGAIPDYGASSTLHDEIYIHIGRLTGAGDDIESGFQCNWDGYVYGFNTSGELDTSIETGQWGCEEAEYTNELGWLTSDRCKYDYWYIPPSGDYMEILDRPFTKRIFDSNQNLLHQYDVDNLTLCDVQTKFKRYGELWNYWEGWHMGSGGVFKLSFPQFPIADPVYFVSAPTRYMYYTNGPDAWLYYGVKEWDERCAPSGTVGLKAEAFTTVNNFVDHMPNSHTVWPAYNDWSTAQEVLFTTDLATIEGFWGDNAITVGFVDSTTTKNLDFFASNSPGSPTIPSGAFVIQELDLTSANEYRWRSGLQFPNNMPRCEYNGEQRFYLEVIGKFENGEEINNVVDVTEVVSYGNADRRQIYANIRGKIRDYASQVLNYRVRLYTCGEGWVVDTVPCCEQPAARIGIENGDPRSSNLQEMSISINDLKVYRNSESNKLIVEMNNGCSGIVNLKVFNMQGQMLTSYEGLNTGLNSSTLEVDASHFSFGLYIVHVELDGRVIPMKVYFD
- a CDS encoding T9SS type A sorting domain-containing protein — its product is MKRISTLLFCALLSTVAFGQSRAYETSNKAFEGPNSSLRVPTDTLIPGGGPSTGWVFYNSASGGYVGGNNGYGDMEKAQYFLVQDGYNIEGGIFWFGGKDVQGDGAVDFNIYDMDGTANTTTDSTGIGPGTILLSESSGPVSAIDTASSFDAAHVHMFAVQLTVMTDYAMGVNFNALYATSDTLGLVASADGDDVGFNSSFESWSDGSWYSIYSGWGLDVFFAIFPIVDLSVSSIEEQSFINGVKAQVYPNPAASQASLKFEIENNAEVQVIVYDATGRVLMNDEFGSMSAGSHEIKLPVENWNAGVYYYTVIAGNYAHSLTSKFVLSK
- a CDS encoding insulinase family protein gives rise to the protein MNPIRFQLANGIRVIHIPMDRPVAHCGLFLGAGSRDERPDEQGIAHFIEHMMFKGTHKRKAYHILSRMEDVGGELNAFTGKEDTTLHASFLSEYYGRAIELLSDILLDPVFPVKEIAKEKVVIADEIFSYEDSPGELIFDDFEEMLFPDDAIGRNILGTPEIVNTFSAPMLHDFRRRRYAPNEVVFASVGRISEKRLRQYLDQYLGERTLPAERPKTRKEPAPYRTQERIVQRDTFQSHCILGSRCYETFDDRLTAMALLNNLLGGPGMNSRLNLNVREKYGFTYHIESYYQAYSDTGVFGIYLGTDKGQMKHSIDLVQRELRRLREIKLGVLQLSRAKKQLLGQLAIATENNGSLMLAAGKRLLQSNQFEDLHDLAEKVEAVTAENVIEVANEIFDPRQLSTLVYQAK
- a CDS encoding 3-hydroxyacyl-CoA dehydrogenase, encoding MKRTIKQVAILGSGIMGSRIAMHFANIGVKVLLLDIVPFEPTEAEKKKGLTKEDAVVRNRIVTESFRNALKSNPSPIYKKEYADRVTLGNFDDDLHKIAEVDWIMEVVVERLDIKKQVFDKVEKHRKPGTLISTNTSGIPIHLMLEGRSDDFKKHFCGTHFFNPPRYLRLLEIIPTPETDQAIVDFMMEYGDLFLGKTTVLAKDTPAFIANRIGVYSIMSLFHSVKEMGLTVEEVDKLTGPVLGRPKSATFRTSDVVGLDTLVHVANGLKEAVPNDEMNELFALPDFIEQMVSNDMLGSKSGKGFYKKVRKEDGSSDILTLDLETLEYRDKKRAKFTTLEQTKQVTDLKERIPMLVGGKDKAGDFYRKMFAGVFAYVSHRIPEISNDLFRIDDGMKAGFGWGLGPFEYWDVIGVEKGLKLIEDEGLTVADWVKEMVASGRKSFYELSDGELLYYDIPKNESAKVPGQDGFIILDRIRESKTVWSNAESVVEDLGDGILNYEFRSKMNTLGSGVIQGLNKAIDLAEKDYRGLVIGNRASNFSVGANLGMIFMMAIEQDYDELNFAIKMFQDSMMRVRYSSIPVVVAPHGMTLGGGCEMTLHADRVQATAETYIGLVEFGVGVIPGGGGTKEMTLRAAERYMKDDVELNALREYYLNIGMAKVATSATEAFDLKILREGQDHISLNKDRQIADAKAAAIELANLGYTQPIRKKIKVLGKQALGMFYIGAHAMKSGQYISEHDELISRKLACVMAGGDLSEPMLVSEQYLLDLEREAFLSLCGERKTLERIQHMLKTGKPLRN
- a CDS encoding class I SAM-dependent methyltransferase; protein product: MDFLNPEIEEYAATHTSGESELLQKVNRETHMKVLNPRMLSGHLQGRFLAMISKMIEPRFVLEVGTYTGYSALCFLEGLRPDGELHTIDCDEELADRTAGYFDEAKGGNRIHPHLGEAKVILNELSRPWDLVFLDADKENYVHYYHQVIDDLKVGGYLLADNVLWSGKVLEKTDKGDADTAGLKAFNKLVQDDDRVENMLLPLRDGLMMCRKVG